The sequence below is a genomic window from Blastococcus sp. Marseille-P5729.
GACCCACCCTGGCACGTCGGTGGCGGATCTGGCCCGCGAGTTCGAGACCAGCCCGGCTCAGATCCGCAAGGACCTCACGACGCTGTCGTTCTGCGGCCTGCCCGGTCAGGGCATGGGCGATCTGATCGAGGTCGTGTACGACGGCGACCGCGTCTCGATCACCGAGAACGCCGGAATCGAGCGGCCGCTGCAGCTGACGGCCGCCGAAGCCAGCTCGCTTGTCATCGCGCTGCGCTCGCTCGCCCAGAGCCCCGGCACGGTCAGCCACGACGCCATCCTCGGAGCGCTGGCGAAGCTGGAGAGCGTCGCTGGGTCGCGGGTGCAGTCACCGGTCGCGGTCGAGCCGGCCCCGACGTCCGACGCCACGGACGAGCTGCGCGCCGCGCTCGAACGCGACCATGCCGTGCGGATCGACTACTGGACGGCATCCCGCGACGAGGTCACCACCCGCACGGTCGACCCCATCCGGCTGTTCCGGGTCGATGGGTTGGACTACCTGGAGGCGTGGTGCCGGCGCGCCGAGGCGGTGCGCACCTTCCGGCTGGATCGCATCGGCGCGCTCGACGTCCTCGACGAGCCGCGTGAGCAGCACGCCGGGCTCGAGCGGGATCTCAGCGCCGGTGTCTACACGCCGAGCGAGCACGACCTCGACGTGACCTTGGATCTCACCCGGGCTGGTCATTGGGTCACCGAGTACTACGACACCCAGCAGGTCAGCGACACCGACGACGGGGGAGCGCGAGTACGGCTGCGGCTCAGCCCCGACAGCCTGGACCGGCTGCTGACCCAATTGGGACCCGAGGGCATCGCTTCCTACGCCGACCCGGCCGTCTCTGCCGCGGCCGAGAGGGTCGCGCAGCGCAGCCGCGAGGCCCTGGAGCGCTACCGCCGCGGCGGACCATAGACTGGCACGCATGGTCTGGTGGATCTGTCTCGCCGTCGTCGTGGTCGCACTCGTTGCGCTGGGCGCGATGCTCCTCGAGCTGCGCGCGAAGACGACCCGGCTGCAGAAGGCGATCACGCTCGCCCAGCAGCGCACCGAGCCCGGAATCAACGCCGTGCGGCTGATCACCGCGATTCCGCGGCCGTCCCTCGCACTCGCCAAACCCGAGATGCGCGTCGTCGGCGCCGTGGGCGGCGCCTCGGAGGCCGACCGTCCTAGGTAGCGCGTGGTAGCACGGATCGCGACCGCGCGACATACACTGGCAGACGACCCCGAGACGAAGGAACGTCATGAACCTCGGCCCGCTGGAGATCGCGATCATCGCGATCGTCATCTTCGCTCTGTTCGGATACAAGAAGCTGCCCGATGCCACCCGTGCAGTCGGCCGCTCGCTGCGCATCTTCAAGGGCGAGATGAAGGGCATGAAGGACGACGACCTCGCCACTAGAGCCGAGGCGCAGACCGTCCGGGCCCCCATCGAGAGCACCGGCGCGCAGCCGCAGCAGGCTCC
It includes:
- a CDS encoding YafY family protein — protein: MSLLVPFLLTHPGTSVADLAREFETSPAQIRKDLTTLSFCGLPGQGMGDLIEVVYDGDRVSITENAGIERPLQLTAAEASSLVIALRSLAQSPGTVSHDAILGALAKLESVAGSRVQSPVAVEPAPTSDATDELRAALERDHAVRIDYWTASRDEVTTRTVDPIRLFRVDGLDYLEAWCRRAEAVRTFRLDRIGALDVLDEPREQHAGLERDLSAGVYTPSEHDLDVTLDLTRAGHWVTEYYDTQQVSDTDDGGARVRLRLSPDSLDRLLTQLGPEGIASYADPAVSAAAERVAQRSREALERYRRGGP
- the tatA gene encoding Sec-independent protein translocase subunit TatA, with product MNLGPLEIAIIAIVIFALFGYKKLPDATRAVGRSLRIFKGEMKGMKDDDLATRAEAQTVRAPIESTGAQPQQAPRTTPAHDQPTVKPTQVPPTSAT